The DNA window AAGCTGCCCTAAAACGCTTCCATATAACATCACTGACTGCAGTTGGAACTGGTCCTATTTTTTTCCATTCCTCTTGCAAACGCAGGAGTTCGTTAGTAGCATTTTTCCAATCCGTACTATTTTTGATTGCCTCAGCTGCCAAACAAATATTTAACTTTTTATGATAATTGGCATTTAATTCTTCCTGATACATTTCAAAAAACTGCTTTCTCGACCTTTGGAAGCTTTCAAGAATAGATCGAAATTCTTGCCAAATACGTTCACTTTGTTCGCGTGGTACGGGTCCTACGTTTTTATACAGTTCAATAAGTTCATTTATTTTTTTGTTTGCATCATTCCATTCTTTCAGTGTAGTGTAACCTCCAGAAGCTATAGCTTTTGCTTGTTGGACAATAGCTTGTTTGGCTTCAAGATTAGCATGATATTTTTTTTCAATTTCCTGGTAGTATTGTAATCTCTTTTCTCTTAGTTTTTCACCAGCAAGCTTGAATCTTTCCCAAATTTCATCCCTTTTATCAGCAGGCACAGGTCCTATTTCTTTCCAGTGTTGAAAATATTCTTGGTATTTCTTAAAAGCTACATGAATATTAGATTCAAAAAGCAATTGTTCAGCCATCTCACAAAGTTCGATTTTTTGCTCGAGGTTTTTCTTCATGTCAAGATCTCGTAGTTCTTTATACTGCTTGATTTTATCCATGAAAAGAGCAACATAGTGATTATAACTCAACCAAAGCTCATTATTTTTGGATGGCGGTACTTTTCCAATTTCTTGCCATTTATCCCTTATTTTGTTGAAAGCATCATAAGTAACCTTAAAGGGTTCATTAGAATCTATAAGTTGTTTCAATTCATCCAGCAAGGCTAATTTTTTCTTGTAATTTTCTTCTTGTTCACGTGCAAGTTCTTCCAGATATTGTTTACGTTTTTCCTTATAAATGCTCCACACAGCCTCGAAAGCTTCAAGTTGTTTCTCTATTGCATCTTTACGGTTTTCGTACTCTTCCTTATCAGTAATTTCAGCAAGTTTTCCAATTTCTTGCTGAGCTTTGGTCTTGTGAAGCTCTTTCAATTTGAGTATAGCATCACGAATTTCTAAAATGTTAGGGGAGTTTTGAACAAGTTGTAAAGCTGTTTCGTAAAGCTTGTCCATGTCATAATCATCCCAGACTTTTTCAATGTATTCATTGTCTTCAGAAAATTCAGTTGAATCATCTTTATCTATATCGTGTTCTGCTTCAAGGGAAAACTTGCTTTCTCCTGCTGCATAATAACTATCCACAATGGAATCAACTTTTTCTTCTGCTTCGAAACTGATTTTAGCGCCCTCCTGATTTAAGAAATTCTTTTCTTCCATGCTTCGAAAAATAAGTTAGCAAATTTACATACTTTTTTAAAAATCATCATGACTTCGTGCCAAGTACCTTTCTTCGTCTCTTCGACGAATTGTTTCACGTTTATCATAAGCTTTCTTACCACGAACAAGAGCTATTTCAAGCTTAGCTAGTCCTTTTTCATTGATAAAAAGTGATAAAGGTACGATGGTTAGACCTGCTTCTAGAACTTTACTTTGCAGCCGAGCAAGTTCTCTTCTGGTCAATAGCAACTTCCTATCCCTAATAGGCAAATGATTGTTATAAGATCCTTGCTCATAAGGGTTAATATTCATGTTTTTAACAAACAATTCTCCCTTTTCAAAAGTACAATAAGCTTCATTGATACTAACCTTTCCTTGTCGAATACTTTTAATTTCAGTTCCTTTCAATACAATGCCAGCTATATATTTTTCGAGAATGATATATTCATATGATGCCTTTTTGTTCTTTATAAATATTCGATGATCTTTTTGTTTTTTCATGAATATGTGAATGCAAGTCAAAAGCGAAAATACGCAAATTTTTCTTAAAGTAAGAGTTCTAGGTTTCCTCCTGGCGAAATATTCCGGTGTCGTAGTCTTGCCTCAATGGTGATTTCATAAGATTTCCACTTCTGAAACTCTCTCATTAAATTTGTCTGTTCGTTCTCATCGGTAGACTGTGCAATTTGTTTAATTAGCTCATAAATTTGTTGCTGAATAATGACAAGTTTGAATTCAAGAATGGCATTATCAATTTCATTTTTCAGTAGCAACTGATTATTAAGTGTCGATTCAACATTAATATCTTTTTTCCTCCAATTGGGAGAAAGTTGGCCTTCTTCTTGAATTAGAGAGGAAAGAGTGGATGTTTCTTCGGGATCGAGCTTACTTAGAAGCACCGTCCACGAAAAATTATTTTCTTGATATAAAGCTTCAATTTTAGAAAAAATAGACTGAAATGCCTGATTTTCAAAAACTAGCTCATCTTCCTTTATTTCTCTCAGAATGTAATCCATCGCTAAAATTTTTGAAGTTTGAGTTTTTTCAGACGGAAATTCCAACATGCGTTCTCCATAAAGTAGGAGGTTTCTAATAATGTTTGCTTCAACTCGAAAACGACGTTGTTCCAAATAGGACATTGAATAAAAAGGAGGTAATGTCGACTGAACAGGAACACCTAAGTTGTTTTGTTGCGAACGATGACTAAGATTCTTATTAAGCTCATGCATCAGGATGTTTTCATCTAACTGATGTTTTCGAGCAATTTCCATTATCATATGATTTCGAACGAGTGGATAAGGAATCAAAGCTATGGATTGTATAATGTTGGTAATAGCAGAAGCTTTCTTGATAGGATCTTTATTTGCTTCATTTAATAAAACCTGTGTTTTGAATTCAATGAATGTTTGCTTTTCTTGGTCAAAATAATTAAGGATTTCTTGTGGATCATGTTTCTGTGCAAATGAATCCGGGTCTTCTTGAAATGGAAGTGATATTATGCGCACATTTAATCCGGCTTCCAACAACATATCTACAGCTCGCATCGTTGCTTTTTGTCCTGCCACGTCACCATCATACACCAATGTGATGTTTTGTGTATAACGCGAAAGTATTTTGATTTGTTCTTCTGTAAGACTCGTACCACTGCTTGCAACGACATTTTCTATTCCTTGCTGATAAAGGGAAATAAAATCCATATAACCCTCTACCAAAAAGCATTCATCTTTTTGAATGATCTTATTTTTCGCAACATGTAAACCATATAAAACCTTACTTTTCTGATAAATAATGGTTTCTGGAGAATTCACATATTTAGGGGAAGAAGAATTGTTTTGAAGGATTCTTCCTGCAAAAGCTATGACCCTTCCAGCAACACTGTAGATAGGAAAAATGATACGACCTGCAAAACGGTCTTTTCCGCTCTCTGAAATTAAACCATTTTCTCGTAACAACTCTATCCCATAACCAGCTTTTAAAGCGTATTGCAGAAAAGCATCTTTTTGCAAAGGTGAATAGCCTAGACCAAAAAGCTTTATGGTTGCATCACGCAATCCTCTTTTTCTCAAATATTCAAGTCCTACGCTATTACCTTCGCCCGTTTTCCATAACTGATCAACAAACCATTGATGCGCAAAACTGTGGAGATGAAAAGATTGTTCCTCTTTAGTCTTGGAAATGAAGTGATCTTCCTTTTCTTCTGATTCGATTAGATCAATGCCATACTTTTGAGCCAAAAAACGAATGGCTTCTTGGTAAGAAAATTTTTCATGTTCGATGAGAAAATTAACAACACTTCCTCCTTTACCACAACCAAAACATTTAAACATTCCTTTCGCCGGTGAAACATAAAATGAGGGCGTTTTTTCAGTATGAAATGGGCACAAACCACGCAAGTTACTCCCCACTTTTTTTAACTTCACAAATTCCCCAATCACTTCTTCGATTCTTGCAGCTTCCAAAACCTTGGCAATATCTTCCCGTCTTATCATCAGCCCTTATTTTTTAATAGTGGTACGAACCTGAAATATCCAAAATCTTGAACCATAATCTGACCATTTTTTTCTTTTACAATCTTCTTCATTACCTGAACTCCTGGTCCATCATCCACTGGCACGACTAAGATACCACCTTCTACTAGCTGATCTACAAGTTTGTCAGGAATACTGCTTGCAGCTGCTGTCACAATAATCCGATCGAAGGGAGCATAGGTAGATAATCCTTCTGTTCCATCTCTATAAAAACATCGTATGGCATGATAACCCATGGCAGCAAGAAGTTCTTTAGCTTTGAGATATAGTTTCTGTATTCGTTCGATCGTAAAAACTCGTGCTCCCATTTCAGCCAGTATAGCAGCCTGATAGCCAGAACCTGTTCCTATTTCCAAAACTTTCATCCCAGGTTTTACTTCGAGCAATTCCGTCTGATAAGCAACAGTATATGGCTGACTGATGGTTTGACCCTCCCCAATAGAAAAAGGATGATCTCCATAAGCAAATTCTATGAAACTACTATCTAGGAAAAAATGTCGAGGTACTTTTTCCATAGCCTCAAGCACTTTCTCATCCTTTATTCCTTTCGAACGAATTTCCTCTATAAGCTTTCGCCTTAATCCTTTTGTTCTATATGTATCCTCTAAAACTAAACCGCGAAAAAATACTTTCATACATTGCAAAAGTAACGAATCTGCATATTAATTTTAAGCAATTTTTCAAATGCCTTTTCGATGTTAAAAAATTTAGAAAGTAGGATTTTTCTTATTCAAAACATGGTTCAATTCGAAGAACTGGCGCTTATTCTTTTTCATATTCACTATCAATATAACCCTGTTTACAGAACTTTTTGTGACAACATTGGTATTGATCCGTCGCATGTTGGAAATTCATTTCAAATCCCTTGTCTTCCTGTATCGTTATTCAAATATCATAAAATATTACCGTCCTTCTGCAAGGAAAAATTAATTTTCGAAACAAGCGGCACAACTTCTCAACAAAAAGGTTCTCATTTCATTGCAAAGCCTTCTCTATACGAGCAATCCATTCTAAGGTGTTTTGAATTTTTTTACGGCCATCCATCACGATATCATTTTTTAGCATTAATTCCTAATTACTTAGAAAGACCAAACTCGTCGTTGGTGTATATGATAAAAACTCTAATAAATATTTCACAATCTTCTGAAAGTGGTTTTTACTTGGATAATTTTTCTGCGCTTTATAAAAAAATGAAAAAACTTGAAAACGATTCAAAAAGAACCACCTTTTTAATAGGAACCACTTTTGCTTTAATTGATTTTCTAACGATTTATCCAAACAATTACCATGCTGCTATTATCATGGAGACAGGTGGGATGAAAGGCAGAAGAGAAGAATGGCCTCGTTTTTATTTACACGAATTTATCAAACAAAAGTCCCAAGTAAACGACGTTCACAGTGAGTACGGAATGACTGAGCTACTATCTCAGGCTTATTCTCTACGAAATGGGCTATTTCAAACACCACCCTGGATGAAAATTTTTTTGCGAGATCCTCATGAACCACGTTTTTTTGGCCCGTCCCTTAAACAAGGGGTCATCCATATCATCGATTTAGCCAATATGTATTCATGTCCATTCATAGCCACCGAAGATGTGGGTAGATGGCATAGTGAAGGACTTGAAATTATTGGAAGAATGGATTTCAGCGATCTACGTGGATGTTCTATTATGACAATTTAAAAAAAATTGCAATCTTTGCATGTTATATTAAAACAAAATGAGTATTTTGGTCAACAAAGAAACACGTGTTATCGTTCAGGGCATTAGTGGCAAAGAAGGTACATTCCATACATCTCAAATGTTGGCCTACGGAACGAAAATTGTCGGAGGAGTTACGCCAGGCAAAGGTGGAACCAAACATTTAGATTTGCCTGTATTTAATACCGTCGAAGAAGCCGTAAAATCAACTCACGCTGATAGCTCAGTCATTTTCGTACCTGCCCAATTTGCTGTAGATGCTATTATTGAAGCTGCTGATGCTGGGATACGACTCATTGTCTGTATCACTGAAGGTATTCCTATTCAAGACATGGTAAAAGTAAAACATCATCTGAGAAACAAGAATGCCCGTCTCATAGGACCCAATTGTCCCGGTATTATCACACCAGGCGAGGCCAAATTGGGCATCATGCCAGGATTTATTCATCGCAAAGGCCATGTGGGTATAGTTTCACGGAGTGGTACCTTATCTTACGAAGCTGTGAATCAGATTAGTGAAGCTGGTTTGGGCCAATCTACCATGGTAGGCATTGGTGGAGATCCTATTGTGGGAACAACAATGAAAGAAGTAGTAGAAATGTTTATGAACGATCCCGAAACAGAAATTATTGTCCTTATTGGTGAAATCGGTGGTACTGCCGAAATCGAAGTAGCAGACTTTTACCAATTACATCCCCACAAACCTATCGTAGCCTTCATTGCCGGAGCTACTGCTCCTCGAGGAAGAACCATGGGACACGCTGGCGCTATCATTAGTGGTAAATGGGATACTGCTCAAGCTAAAAAACAATACCTTTCCGAAAAAGGTATTCATGTGGTAGACCACCCCGCTTATATTGGAAAGACTGTCAAGCAAATCATAAATAGCATCTGACTTCTGCCCTGCATTTTTAAGGCAATACCAGCATTTTCTTTAATTCGTCCATTCCATCTTTATCTCGAAGTATGATAAAGATTGAGCCTTTGTAGGGAATCTCAACAAAAAACACATTGTGGTTCTGGGAAAAGTAAATATCTTTTTCAAAAAGCAATCTTCCAGCTACATCCACTATTTTAAGCGTATAATTCTTTTCATTTTTTCCGACAAATTCGAGGTATAATTGTCCACCTTTTGTTGAAATATGGACAGAAGTTTCAATACTTGGGCTATACCATTTAGAATCTAACAAATGTCGTTTGCCATCATAATCTTCCTGATAAAGCACGAACAAAGTAGGAATGGATGGTTCTTCATCAAGAAGAGAATATGATGTTATTTCATTGGTCGTTCCTGAACCAGGATGATACAAAGTCTTAATGTATTTCCCTCCTTGCCAGGTTTCAATTTCATAATGATCACACTGCATTTCGGAAGCTGTCGCCCAGCTAATTTCAATTAACGAAGGTCGAGCCCATTTAACATCGAACGATATCAGTTCTACAGGAAGGTTGCCCAACGAACTTTTAGCAATAGCAAAATCACTAAAAGCATTCAAATTTCTTCTCTTTGCTGTAACATAAACCCCCGGGACCATAGATTGATCACTGTTAAGATGGGTACCTTGACTTACCCAGTTAGAGGCTGCATTAGGACGTTTGATGACAGCATGTGATGCTGCTGTAGCACCCTCGTTGGTATGTCCTCTTGAAGTAAGAGTAATATCGTAATTGTATGTTCCACCATTAGGCTCAAAAGTCCAGAAACCATAATTTAATAGTTCATTCAATTGAGTTCCATTAACATAAATGTTTTGAGGTGTAATATTAATAGGTGTAGAATGAGGAGAAGTAAAAAAACCATCAATATAGCTCAATCCCGAAGATGAATTAAGGTTAATGTTAGCAAATTCATAGTTGGAAGAAGTTCCAAGTGGGAAATCATAACTGCCTGTAGAAGCCACATATCGTCTTAACCGGCCATTGATATAACTCTGGGTGCTATGATCGACAATTGAAGAGGGAGATGTGTTGTAAATCACAAGAATATTGCTTCCTGTTGATAGAATACCTTTCTTAAGGGAAAGAGAGTTATTTATAGTAATTTGATTAGACAAAGTAAGAGAAGAAGTAGCTGTGTTTTTTTCCAATACGACTTTAAAAAACTGTAAATTACTACCCGATAAGACTGAATTACTTCCTTTAAAATATATAGTTCCATTAGTAAACGACACATTTCCATTGTTGACAAAATTGCCATACACATCCAAGCGACTTGACGCGTTGTTCATAGTTAGTGTTCTGCCATTTTCTATCGAGAGATTTTTAGAATAAGCAGCTGAGTAAGCTACAGGACTTGTTGGAGGAGCTCCAATGATGGGTTCGTTCGTTACACCACTTGAAGGAATAGTTACATCTGTCATAGAATCAGGAACTTGAAGATTTTGCCAGTTTTCGCAATTAAACCAGTTGTTATCCTTGCCCCCTACCCATAAGCCTGGACTATATCCACCTGGAAGAATACTGTAAGTTTGACCGTAATGAATTCGATTGGCAAAATAAGTTGCACAACTTCCTCTGTTGGTCCAATTACTGGGATTGTTTATTCGATCAATCCATTCTCTTTTTGTAGCAGCTGTCGTTGGGCCGGTATATTCGAGGAAATCGGTGGCCACTCCAGGCATCATGCTGAAACATTCCATACCGGGAAATAAACCTGAATGTTGAGTACTACTGGCAAAATTTTGCCACACATTATTAGTGTTAAAAGCAAATAAAAGAGTACCTGGTGTATACGTAGCATCATGACTCCCATTATTAGTACCCCTGTTCCATGTTCCACCTTGGAAGAAGTATATTTGATCACCGCTAGAATTTAAATTAACTGTCGTACCAGGCCAATTTAAATTGGCAACACTCCAGTTGTTATCAGGGTATAAACCTTGAAAAGTAAGAGTGGTAATACCAAAACGAAAAGTAACAACTGTACCAGCTGGAATCGTACTAGTTGTTCTTGTAATTTCGTAAACTCCCTCGGAATTTCCCCATTTTAATGCATTAACTCTTTGATATCCATTATCTGTGATAATAAATTTGTCTCCTGGATCAATATTCTTAAAAGTTATAAAACTTATTTCATCCTCTCCATTGGCTCCACCCACACAATTCGTATTAGAACAGACTGAAATAATTGCAAAATCACCACTTTCAAATATACCTTTAGATTTTAAAAAAGGATTGAACTCTTCTGAACGACCTAGTGAGCTGGTATCAAAACTTTGAGAAGCAGGAACAAAACGAGCGTCTATAATGCTAAATTGATTAACATTAACTAACCCTGAATCTATAGTGGTCTGAGAAATGATATAGCCCTCATAAAGCAAAAATATTATAAAAATTAACCGCATACCTCAATAATTTTTAAGTCAAAAACTACATGCAAATGTAACTATTTATTATCAAAAAAACATGTTCTCGTTAGTTATTTTTGTGTTAATTTATTTTTATCATTTTCTTCCCTCTCATTTTCAACTGAAAAATTCCTTTTGGTCAATACTTTCCAGTAAAAAAACACGCAAGCTCCAATCACCAATAACCAGATCAAAAGCATCAAAACCAATGCTGATGTATTCATGATATCCACCTATTTTCTTTTTTACGTTTCTTAAATGCTCGATATACTAAGTAACCTATTGCGACAAAGGTCACAAGAAGAATAATACGACTAGCATTAATAAGCCATATACGTCGTTTGATATCTGCAATCATATTAGCATCTGATGCTTGCTGCAATTCGTGGTGTAATTCTAAATTCATCATTTTTCCCACCAAACTGTCAAAAGCAAATGGCCAACCTTCTCCACTGAACAATTGCTGAAAAGCCAATACCCAATTGTTATCCATCGGTTTGAAAATAGCCCCAATAAGAATTATGATCAATATGATAGGCGTTACAAAACCAATAATGTATTTGTAAATGCCAGGAATTTTAATTTCTGCACCTCTAATAATCTCTTCCCATCCTCTTTTGTAGCCAAAAAACCATGCAAACAATACAGCTTCAAACGCAGCAAAAATAAAAAGTGTAAACGAACCAGTCCAGTAATCGTATTCATCAAACACTCCCTCATTAAAAAACAAAACAGTTGGCATACCTAGAACAAGAATGATTCCTCCAAAAAGATATGCTGAGGATCTGGTAGATAAGCCAAATTCGTCTTTCATAAATGCTTGTACCGGCACACCCATCGCTAATGATGAGGTGATACCAGCAAAAAACAACAAAGTAAACCAAACAATGCTAACAATCGTACCCATTACATCCCCCCATTGATAAAAAAGAAATGGCAAAGTTTTAAAACCAAGTCCTAAACCTCCTAATTGCGTTATTTCAAAAACCTTATCTAATCCTAAAAAACCAATAGAAATAGGTATAACAATAGCTCCACCTAAAACAACTTCCACAAATTCGTTTGTCCAGCCAGCAGTCATGGCATTCAAGGCTATGTCATCATTTTTTCTTAGATATGATGCATATGCCTGAATGGAACCCATACCCAACGATAAGGTAAAAAAGATTTGACTTGCTGCAGCAAACCATACTTTTGGATTCCATATGGAATCAAAATGAGGAGTCCAAAGAAAATTAAGCCCTGCTATGCCATTTTCTACTGCCCCATCCACTCCAGCCTGAATAGTAATAGCTTTAAATGCTAAAAAAAAGCCAAATAAAATCAGCATAGGCATGGCAAACATTGCTACTTTCTCAACTCCTCCACACAACCCGCGACTTAATATGTAAACGTTCAAAAACAAGCAAAAAACAAAGAAAAACAAAGATTCAAAAGGGAAAAAAGTAAACTTATCGAGCGAGACGTAATGATTGAAAACTTCCACAACACCATGTTGATCTAAACCCTTGAAAGTACCTATGAGACTGTGAAAAATATATGCCAGCGTCCACGACTCCATGTAAGTATAATAAGCCCCTATACCAATGTTGCTAAAAATGCCAAAAATTCCGACATATTTCCAGAACGAAAGCCTGTTCATGCTCTGGAACATAAAAGGGGTGCTATGAAACCCATACTGTCCCCCATATCTTCCGATAGACCATTCAATGAGTAAAAGTGGTATGCCAAGCAATAGAAAACTCACCAGGTAAGGGATAATAAACGCTCCACCTCCATTCTGAATAGCTTGAACAGGAAATCGCAAAAAATTGCCAAATCCTACCGCATTACCGGCCATGGCAAGAATAAGACCTATACGTGTTCCCCACCCTTCAGTTGTTTTTTTCATGGTGTATCATTTTGATGGTTTGCTGAAATTTCGTTCTACTCTTTTGTTTAATAAACTCCAATATTCCTTGACTTTCCAGCAAATGAATTGGCTTATAATTCCAATCTTTCGTAAAGTTAACAATGATACTATTTCTTTCAGGTGTTAAAAATTCAAGCTCTTTGATTAATTTATCTTCCTCATTTGGAAATAGCACACATAAAATTGGCATGAGTGCATTGACATAGTAACGCAAAATAGTTTGTTTACAAGCAACAATATGTTGGGTCTTGAAAAAATTCCATCTTTCATTCATCATACTTATCAATGAACTTATTTTTTTCAAGTGAAAAAGTTCTTCAAAAAAGCAAATTTTTCTTTCCCAGGACCCGTTCGGTAATGTTTTTTTATGAAGAGGATATGGTGCGCATGAAATCAAACTACGTATAAAAAAAGCCAAACTTGCTTTGTGAAATATTTCTCGTGCTTGAGACCATGAAATTTGATATCCTACCCACTCAAATAAATCCGCATATGTAGGTTTTCCGATACCTATTAAAATATGATGCCAAATCGCATCATAAATCTTATAGTTATGATTTTTACATAAATTCCTGAAAAAATTCTTTCTTTGCTCGAGGCGACTAAAAAAAAAGCTTCGAATGATGTCAGAGATATAAGATGAATCGTGCTCACAGCAAACAAGCCTGTAAGTGTCTAGATGTTGTAATTCTACCACTGGAACAATTCGTCCATGACTAGTATAACAAATTTTGTCATTTTCGTCTACAAGCTGAAATAGCACCTGATCATAAGCTTTTTGCATGTGATGGCCATGAACATACCAATCGGAAGATTTTCTATGAATTTCAATATTTCCCACTAACCAAGCATCATTCGTACGGGCCACACATCCTATAATGTCAGGTCCATCAAAACGGTTTTCCATTCCATGAAAATATATTGTTAAATTCTCACCAGTACTTAAAGTAAGAAAAAAAGGTATTGGGGTAGAAAACCATTTTGACAGAATCTCTTTTTCTTTGCTTAACATTATTAAAACCACACGATAAACTTAAAAATATTTTCAAAAATAGTACATTTGCAAAAATAAAGCATGTCAAAATTAATAGCGATTCTTTGTGTTTTTAACACTTTTTTTCTTTTTTCTCAACAAAACACTTCTATTAATACCATTTACTTAGATGTCGATACGCCTGCCTTATACGTAGAGGGAACTACTGCCCTCCAACGACATATTATTTCCTGCAGTCAAGAATTAAAAAATTTCTTCAAACCTGGTACATTTCTTCTTATTTCTTTTATAGTTGAACAAGATGGAACCATTACACAAGTATCTGCCGTCAACACTCAATTACCCGAAGAAGCTCAAGTTATTATTAACAAAATGTTTTCTTCCATGGGTCCATGGA is part of the Bacteroidales bacterium genome and encodes:
- a CDS encoding DUF2851 family protein, with protein sequence MLSKEKEILSKWFSTPIPFFLTLSTGENLTIYFHGMENRFDGPDIIGCVARTNDAWLVGNIEIHRKSSDWYVHGHHMQKAYDQVLFQLVDENDKICYTSHGRIVPVVELQHLDTYRLVCCEHDSSYISDIIRSFFFSRLEQRKNFFRNLCKNHNYKIYDAIWHHILIGIGKPTYADLFEWVGYQISWSQAREIFHKASLAFFIRSLISCAPYPLHKKTLPNGSWERKICFFEELFHLKKISSLISMMNERWNFFKTQHIVACKQTILRYYVNALMPILCVLFPNEEDKLIKELEFLTPERNSIIVNFTKDWNYKPIHLLESQGILEFIKQKSRTKFQQTIKMIHHEKNN
- a CDS encoding protein-L-isoaspartate(D-aspartate) O-methyltransferase; the encoded protein is MKVFFRGLVLEDTYRTKGLRRKLIEEIRSKGIKDEKVLEAMEKVPRHFFLDSSFIEFAYGDHPFSIGEGQTISQPYTVAYQTELLEVKPGMKVLEIGTGSGYQAAILAEMGARVFTIERIQKLYLKAKELLAAMGYHAIRCFYRDGTEGLSTYAPFDRIIVTAAASSIPDKLVDQLVEGGILVVPVDDGPGVQVMKKIVKEKNGQIMVQDFGYFRFVPLLKNKG
- the sucD gene encoding succinate--CoA ligase subunit alpha, which gives rise to MSILVNKETRVIVQGISGKEGTFHTSQMLAYGTKIVGGVTPGKGGTKHLDLPVFNTVEEAVKSTHADSSVIFVPAQFAVDAIIEAADAGIRLIVCITEGIPIQDMVKVKHHLRNKNARLIGPNCPGIITPGEAKLGIMPGFIHRKGHVGIVSRSGTLSYEAVNQISEAGLGQSTMVGIGGDPIVGTTMKEVVEMFMNDPETEIIVLIGEIGGTAEIEVADFYQLHPHKPIVAFIAGATAPRGRTMGHAGAIISGKWDTAQAKKQYLSEKGIHVVDHPAYIGKTVKQIINSI
- a CDS encoding DUF349 domain-containing protein, which translates into the protein MEEKNFLNQEGAKISFEAEEKVDSIVDSYYAAGESKFSLEAEHDIDKDDSTEFSEDNEYIEKVWDDYDMDKLYETALQLVQNSPNILEIRDAILKLKELHKTKAQQEIGKLAEITDKEEYENRKDAIEKQLEAFEAVWSIYKEKRKQYLEELAREQEENYKKKLALLDELKQLIDSNEPFKVTYDAFNKIRDKWQEIGKVPPSKNNELWLSYNHYVALFMDKIKQYKELRDLDMKKNLEQKIELCEMAEQLLFESNIHVAFKKYQEYFQHWKEIGPVPADKRDEIWERFKLAGEKLREKRLQYYQEIEKKYHANLEAKQAIVQQAKAIASGGYTTLKEWNDANKKINELIELYKNVGPVPREQSERIWQEFRSILESFQRSRKQFFEMYQEELNANYHKKLNICLAAEAIKNSTDWKNATNELLRLQEEWKKIGPVPTAVSDVIWKRFRAACDEFFTRKKQFYESIYEEERQNLEKKRRLIDELKSFQFTDDKKKNLSILQEYQRKWYEIGRVPIEEKNKLQDEWKKLLNDLYSKLNLQQNDFDFETYQDKIKSWTNLPGGKDKIWQELKKLRFQLAKLQHDVQLWENNLSFFSNSKNADVLLKEFNEKIERARNEIKVLKEKEKFLTAILNEKTN
- the dnaG gene encoding DNA primase, translating into MIRREDIAKVLEAARIEEVIGEFVKLKKVGSNLRGLCPFHTEKTPSFYVSPAKGMFKCFGCGKGGSVVNFLIEHEKFSYQEAIRFLAQKYGIDLIESEEKEDHFISKTKEEQSFHLHSFAHQWFVDQLWKTGEGNSVGLEYLRKRGLRDATIKLFGLGYSPLQKDAFLQYALKAGYGIELLRENGLISESGKDRFAGRIIFPIYSVAGRVIAFAGRILQNNSSSPKYVNSPETIIYQKSKVLYGLHVAKNKIIQKDECFLVEGYMDFISLYQQGIENVVASSGTSLTEEQIKILSRYTQNITLVYDGDVAGQKATMRAVDMLLEAGLNVRIISLPFQEDPDSFAQKHDPQEILNYFDQEKQTFIEFKTQVLLNEANKDPIKKASAITNIIQSIALIPYPLVRNHMIMEIARKHQLDENILMHELNKNLSHRSQQNNLGVPVQSTLPPFYSMSYLEQRRFRVEANIIRNLLLYGERMLEFPSEKTQTSKILAMDYILREIKEDELVFENQAFQSIFSKIEALYQENNFSWTVLLSKLDPEETSTLSSLIQEEGQLSPNWRKKDINVESTLNNQLLLKNEIDNAILEFKLVIIQQQIYELIKQIAQSTDENEQTNLMREFQKWKSYEITIEARLRHRNISPGGNLELLL
- the smpB gene encoding SsrA-binding protein SmpB, which translates into the protein MKKQKDHRIFIKNKKASYEYIILEKYIAGIVLKGTEIKSIRQGKVSINEAYCTFEKGELFVKNMNINPYEQGSYNNHLPIRDRKLLLTRRELARLQSKVLEAGLTIVPLSLFINEKGLAKLEIALVRGKKAYDKRETIRRRDEERYLARSHDDF
- a CDS encoding sodium-dependent transporter, producing MKKTTEGWGTRIGLILAMAGNAVGFGNFLRFPVQAIQNGGGAFIIPYLVSFLLLGIPLLLIEWSIGRYGGQYGFHSTPFMFQSMNRLSFWKYVGIFGIFSNIGIGAYYTYMESWTLAYIFHSLIGTFKGLDQHGVVEVFNHYVSLDKFTFFPFESLFFFVFCLFLNVYILSRGLCGGVEKVAMFAMPMLILFGFFLAFKAITIQAGVDGAVENGIAGLNFLWTPHFDSIWNPKVWFAAASQIFFTLSLGMGSIQAYASYLRKNDDIALNAMTAGWTNEFVEVVLGGAIVIPISIGFLGLDKVFEITQLGGLGLGFKTLPFLFYQWGDVMGTIVSIVWFTLLFFAGITSSLAMGVPVQAFMKDEFGLSTRSSAYLFGGIILVLGMPTVLFFNEGVFDEYDYWTGSFTLFIFAAFEAVLFAWFFGYKRGWEEIIRGAEIKIPGIYKYIIGFVTPIILIIILIGAIFKPMDNNWVLAFQQLFSGEGWPFAFDSLVGKMMNLELHHELQQASDANMIADIKRRIWLINASRIILLVTFVAIGYLVYRAFKKRKKENRWIS
- a CDS encoding acyltransferase yields the protein MLKNLESRIFLIQNMVQFEELALILFHIHYQYNPVYRTFCDNIGIDPSHVGNSFQIPCLPVSLFKYHKILPSFCKEKLIFETSGTTSQQKGSHFIAKPSLYEQSILRCFEFFYGHPSRYHFLALIPNYLERPNSSLVYMIKTLINISQSSESGFYLDNFSALYKKMKKLENDSKRTTFLIGTTFALIDFLTIYPNNYHAAIIMETGGMKGRREEWPRFYLHEFIKQKSQVNDVHSEYGMTELLSQAYSLRNGLFQTPPWMKIFLRDPHEPRFFGPSLKQGVIHIIDLANMYSCPFIATEDVGRWHSEGLEIIGRMDFSDLRGCSIMTI